The Sandaracinus amylolyticus genomic interval AGACGGTCGAAGTCCTCGAAGTACGGCGCCGTCGTGATGTCGGTCATGCCGTCGTAGTGATCGAGCAGCGGGAAGCGCGCGTCGCCGCGCACGAGCGTGTCGAGCGTCGCGCGATCGGTCGGGTAGTGCACCGTGTCGAAGCCGAGCACGTGCAGCGCCGCGGTGAGCGAGCGCGTGCCGGTGCGCGAGAGGCCGAGCCCGAAGACCTTCGGTTTCTTGGGTGCCGGACCAAGTTTCGTCGGATCGCCGTTCACCGCTGCCTCGACCTCCTCCATCGTGACCTGTCCGCTCTGCTCGAGGCCCATGTTCCGGACCTCGACCTCCGCGATGTACGGGAGGTTGCGGATGTAGAGCTCGACGTGCTTCGCCTTCGCGTCCTCGGGCACCGTGCTCGCCGCGTGCTGCACCGCGCGTCGCGCGACGTCGTAGTCGGTGCCTTCGCCCCAGCGCGCCATCGACGCGGCGAGGCGCTTCTTCTGGAACTCGGTGCGGCTCCGCAGCTCGCGCAGCGCGTACTTCGCGAAGATGTCGGTGTAGCGCTGGAAGTGGTCGTGCAGGATGTGGAAGCTCTTCAGTTGCTTCTCGAGCGCGAGCTCGGCGAGCGCCATGTTGCGCAGGCGCGACTCGGGGCGGAGCACGTACGCGAGATCGTCGAGCGGCTCGGGAATCGCGCGCATCTTGTCGACCACGTCGATGCGCGTGACGTGCACGCCGCAGTGGATGCGGCCGCGGAAGCGATCGCGCACGTAGCAGTCGACGTACGGGAGCGTGTTCGCGTCGAGGAACGGACGCATGTCCTCGAGGATCAGGCAGTCCGCGTCCATGTGGACGACGTGATCGCAGTGGTGCTCGATCTCGAGCATCTTGCGCACCGCGAGCGCGAAGGGCTTCACGTCGCGGATCACGTGCGCGCGCGTCGGCTTCACGTGCTCGAGGGCGAGCTGCAGCGCGAGGTCGCTCGTGCGCTCTCCGACGGTGCGGAACACGAGCTCGATCGGTCGCGCGCCCGGCGGCGCGTAGGTGCCCTGGAGCGTCTCGACGACGCCTTCTTCGATGCTGGCTCTCACGTGCTCTCTTCACCCCACGCGTACGCGCGGTTCAGGTCTCCGGCGACCTCGTCGAACGCAGCGCGCGCGTCGTCGCTCAGCTCGCGCTTCCAGCGCAGGTCGAGGACGATGCCGCGCGGATGCGCGCCGTAGTGATCGCGCGTCTTGTCGGTGAGCGCGACGACGCCGCCCTCGTTGCCGCGCATCAGGAACTGCGTGCCGTTGTTGCCGCCGAGCGGGTGCTGCTCGGTGGTCCACGGCGCGCTCATCGCGGGCGCGTAGTCGACGCCGAGGAACGTCGCGACCTCGCGCATCGTGGGCTCGGGCGCGGACGCGAGCGCCTCGTAGCGCACGCGCAGCACGGTGCCCGGGAAGCGCGCGGCGAGCGCCTCGGTCGCGCGGATCTGCGCCGCCCAGTCCTCGGCGTGCTCGCGCGCGCTTCGCTCGGGGTACTTGCGAAGGCGCGAGCACACGACGGCGCGTCCATCGCGCGCGAGGAAGATCAGGTGTCGATCGACGTCGCGCCGCGACAGCGTCTCGAGCTGCTCGCCCGTCCACGAGAGGTTCTTGGTCGAGTCGACGACGATGCGGCGCCCCGTGCGGCGCACGAGCGTCGCGTAGAGGTCCTCGCCCGGCGCGCGGCCGAGCTCGCCCCAGATCGGACAGCTCGGCCCGCACAGCTTGCAGACGCGCTTCTTGAGCGGCTTGCTCTCGTCGCCGAGGAAGAGGCTCTTGCGCGCCTCGCCCGCGTAGAAGACCTCCGGGTGCGCGCCCAGCATCAGGCCCAGCAGCGTCGAGCCCGAATGGCCCGCGCCGCCGATGAACACCACCTTCTCGCGCTCGCGCATGCGCCCGTCCGACGGAACCTCCGCGCGGCGGATTCTGCCACGCGGCGACGCCGGCGGCGCGGCTCACTCGTCGAGCGAGATCGAGAGCGTGCTCGA includes:
- a CDS encoding sulfotransferase family protein, whose translation is MREREKVVFIGGAGHSGSTLLGLMLGAHPEVFYAGEARKSLFLGDESKPLKKRVCKLCGPSCPIWGELGRAPGEDLYATLVRRTGRRIVVDSTKNLSWTGEQLETLSRRDVDRHLIFLARDGRAVVCSRLRKYPERSAREHAEDWAAQIRATEALAARFPGTVLRVRYEALASAPEPTMREVATFLGVDYAPAMSAPWTTEQHPLGGNNGTQFLMRGNEGGVVALTDKTRDHYGAHPRGIVLDLRWKRELSDDARAAFDEVAGDLNRAYAWGEEST
- a CDS encoding sulfotransferase family protein, with product MRASIEEGVVETLQGTYAPPGARPIELVFRTVGERTSDLALQLALEHVKPTRAHVIRDVKPFALAVRKMLEIEHHCDHVVHMDADCLILEDMRPFLDANTLPYVDCYVRDRFRGRIHCGVHVTRIDVVDKMRAIPEPLDDLAYVLRPESRLRNMALAELALEKQLKSFHILHDHFQRYTDIFAKYALRELRSRTEFQKKRLAASMARWGEGTDYDVARRAVQHAASTVPEDAKAKHVELYIRNLPYIAEVEVRNMGLEQSGQVTMEEVEAAVNGDPTKLGPAPKKPKVFGLGLSRTGTRSLTAALHVLGFDTVHYPTDRATLDTLVRGDARFPLLDHYDGMTDITTAPYFEDFDRLYPGSKFVLTVRDTPAWLQSCRNHWTGRSAYEEASTSDPIAAEEHRVHMEIRRFLRAAVYASYEFDEARFERAYRRHVENVTRYFADRPDDLLVLDIARGDGYEKLAPFLGVPVPEQPFPHKGKRLSERMAEKHANLEVDD